A section of the Sebastes fasciatus isolate fSebFas1 chromosome 21, fSebFas1.pri, whole genome shotgun sequence genome encodes:
- the klhl34 gene encoding kelch-like protein 34 yields the protein MDSYSLLYSTSHRTGLLSGFQRLRSQGTMCDVVLEAGGVSFPCHRALLASSSEYFWALFGETTAERLAHSISLPALTPEGLDAILDFLYSGWLSISTPTLPVVLEAARYLQVETAVSICERFMTDGLSAENCCCYANLAEYHALSDALEAANQTIAMEMGTLLQDGRDDLLRLNIQSLMAVLDADEIPGVKEAELIKLALDWLDENGPLPLLKSNLLLSRLRFGLVAPSDLTDLSHAHRAMATPLIRSQLTRAMEYHMLGSAQPIRQSKQSTLRASPNRVLLVGGGSSPDWPEQQMLAFDRRSRKFSSLSSSVPLRLRNHCVCSVGGFLFVIGGEEVKEGYEDGKKSVTLATSKQVWRYDPRFDRWEPVESMLERREQFTCCVVEDAIYAIGGRHTRPDGNTHTSVASVEFYDMATGAWRRGATMPRPLYGHASAVLDNNIYVSGGLPGNQGGSNLGDNQDDHRESSREVLCWDLKGKVWEKRASMSIARFSHRLATANGHIYALLGMYEPFCDIEKYDSQSDHWTRLRPLLIGSFNYGMASTPSGNLLVFGGRRWSDGQEVIVKSVLEYDTKTDRWREICQLPRPLTGTECTLLPLPD from the coding sequence ATGGATAGCTACTCCCTCCTCTACAGTACCTCCCACAGAACCGGACTTCTCTCCGGTTTCCAGCGCCTGCGCTCCCAGGGAACTATGTGTGATGTCGTCCTCGAGGCCGGCGGTGTGTCTTTCCCTTGTCATCGCGCCCTTTTGGCCAGCTCCAGCGAGTATTTTTGGGCTCTGTTTGGAGAGACTACCGCGGAGAGATTAGCGCACTCCATTAGCCTCCCGGCGCTAACGCCTGAAGGTTTAGACGCCATTCTGGACTTCCTGTATTCCGGCTGGCTCAGCATATCAACGCCTACGCTTCCTGTCGTCTTAGAGGCGGCGAGGTACTTGCAGGTGGAGACGGCTGTGTCAATATGCGAACGCTTTATGACTGATGGTTTAAGCGCTGAGAATTGCTGTTGCTACGCCAACCTGGCCGAGTATCACGCCCTCTCTGATGCACTTGAAGCTGCCAATCAAACCATCGCTATGGAGATGGGGACATTGCTGCAGGACGGCAGGGATGACCTTCTAAGGTTGAATATCCAATCGCTGATGGCGGTGCTCGATGCTGACGAGATCCCTGGTGTCAAGGAGGCGGAGCTCATAAAGCTGGCTCTGGATTGGCTGGATGAGAACGGGCCCCTCCCTCTGCTGAAATCAAATCTCCTGCTGAGTCGTCTCCGCTTCGGATTGGTCGCCCCCTCCGACCTCACCGATCTTAGCCACGCCCACAGAGCCATGGCCACACCTCTCATCCGAAGTCAGCTGACTCGGGCGATGGAGTACCACATGCTGGGTTCAGCTCAGCCAATCAGACAGAGCAAACAGTCGACGCTCAGAGCGTCGCCTAATCGCGTTCTGCTTGTGGGTGGAGGATCCAGCCCTGATTGGCCGGAGCAGCAGATGCTGGCCTTTGATCGTAGAAGTAGGAAGTTTTCGTCGCTGAGCTCTAGCGTCCCGCTGCGGCTGAGAAACCACTGTGTGTGCTCGGTGGGAGGTTTCCTCTTCGTGATCGGAGGAGAGGAAGTGAAAGAGGGATACGAGGATGGGAAAAAGTCTGTTACCTTGGCGACATCCAAGCAGGTGTGGCGCTACGATCCTCGCTTCGACCGCTGGGAGCCAGTGGAGTCCATGCTGGAGAGGCGGGAGCAGTTCACCTGCTGCGTGGTGGAGGACGCCATCTATGCCATCGGGGGACGACACACGCGACCAGacggcaacacacacacctctgtagCTTCGGTTGAGTTCTACGACATGGCCACAGGAgcgtggaggagaggagcaacCATGCCCCGCCCCCTTTATGGCCACGCTTCTGCTGTGCTTGACAACAACATCTACGTGTCAGGTGGTCTCCCGGGCAACCAGGGCGGCAGTAACCTTGGTGATAACCAGGACGACCatagagagagcagcagagaagtCCTGTGCTGGGACCTCAAAGGCAAAGTCTGGGAGAAGCGAGCGTCCATGTCCATCGCCAGGTTCAGCCACCGCCTTGCGACCGCCAACGGGCACATCTACGCCCTGTTGGGAATGTACGAGCCTTTCTGCGATATCGAAAAATACGATTCGCAGTCGGACCACTGGACCCGCCTCCGACCGCTTCTCATCGGCTCCTTCAACTACGGGATGGCGTCGACGCCGTCCGGGAATCTGCTGGTGTTCGGAGGGAGGAGATGGAGCGACGGACAGGAAGTGATAGTGAAGAGTGTGTTGGAGTACGATACGAAGACAGATCGCTGGAGAGAGATCTGTCAGCTCCCCAGACCTCTCACTGGGACTGAGTGCACCCTGCTGCCTCTACCTGACTAA